From the genome of Latilactobacillus curvatus JCM 1096 = DSM 20019:
GTAGCGCATAGAGATAGAAGAAAATCACGAGGTATGAAAAAGCGTTGACCATCAAAGTATAAATGGTGTTCATGCGGTTACTTGAGAAACCATCAGTTTTGCGGTATTTTCTGAAGCTACGCTTAATGATGTATTTACCTAAGCGATTGATGAGGTAGAATAAAGCGGAGAGTAGGATAATTTGAAACAATCCAGCAACGAGGGTGCTGAGTAATTTATCCCAGTCAATTGAAGTGATGTAGCGCATAAAAATATTGGTCTGTTTCTGAACAGATTCGACCGGAGTTGGTGCGGCCGCTAATAAACGTGTGAACATGCGTGAAACTCCTTTTTTGTAGCATGTCTTTAGTTTAGCAAATGTCAGAAAAAATGGCACCTAATATAGTGAAGATAATTGAAGGTTAAGGGAAATAATGCTATTCTAGTCTTTAAGAGACAATGTAATAGATAACGAAGTAGGAGGAACAAATCAATGACGGGTGGTCAAATTGCGGCGCTAATCGCCGCAGGGGCTTTTGCGGTCCTAGTTGTTTTTCTAATAGTGATGCTATTAAAAGTCACAAAAGTATTAACGGATGTTTCTAAGACAGTAACGGAAGCCAACAAGAGTGTCACGGTTGTTACTGAGAATGTTGATATTTTATCTAAAGAAGTAGAAGGTTTACTCAGCAAAGCCAACGTATTGCTAGACGATGTGAACGGGAAAGTCGCTGACTTGGATCCTGTTTTCAGAGCGGCTGGCGAACTTGGCGAGAGCGTTTCAAGTTTGAATACGGCAAGTCGCAATTTAACGGAACATGTTACCAACGTTGGGCGGACAACCGCTAAGGCAACGGTCGCTTCGAAGGTTGGCGCAAGTGCATTAAGATTTTACCAAAATCGACGTCAAACAAAGGATAAGGAGTAATTCTCATGGCAAAAAAAGGACATTTTCTATTAGGTGTATTAGTCGGTGGCGCAGCAGCCATTGGTGCAACATTAATGTTAACTCCTAAGACGGGTAAGGAATTACAATCAAAATTAGTGGACTTAGGTGATGATTTAATGGATCGCGCACAAGACTACTACTATTTAGCAAGTGAAACAGCAGCAGACTTAAAAGACGACGCAAAGCTACACATGAATCGCGTCCATGATTATGCAAGTGATTGGCAAGACAATGCGTCTGATATCAAAGAACAAGCAAAAGCACAATTTGATGAAAAAACAGCAGACTTGAAATCACAATTTGGCGGCAGCCTTGAAGCTAGCCAAGAAGATTTCGACGATATCGTGATCGACGGCAAGAGTGCATTTGGCCAAGCCAAAGACGAAGCAGCCGCCGCTGTTGAAACTGTTCAAGAAGAAGTCACTGAAGATAAATAATCAATGAAAAAGCCCCCGCCAAGCCTGATTTAGCGGGGGCTTTTTTGCTTGTTTGAATTGACGACTAGTGCAAATTTTAAAAGTCGGTGTTATAATGAAAACATAGGAGAAGAGCCGTGCGACAACACGACTCTTCTCCACAGTCCGCTTAAGACGGTGGCATGGTTTATAGCAAAAATAACCGTAAACCTCCAAAGTTTAGACGGTTATTTTTTTGGATTAAATTTCAGAATCTCAATGACTAACATGGTAACCGAAATTGCCAACATCAGTGCGTTGAAAACCGACATGTTATCCTTTCTCAAGGTAACGCTTAATCAACATAGGCATCACCCCATTTCTGAGCGTTAGCCACCGTCATAAACTTACTGTTAGGATTACTGTAACATAGTTTGAATGGTTAACTACCATTCAACTGATGCAAATTTTAAGGGCCGGTGTTATAATGAAAGCATAGAAAAAGAGCCGTGCGACAACACGACTCTTCTCCACAGTCCGCTTAAGACGGTGGCAAGTTTTTGGTAAAAAATAACCGTGACTCGTCAAAGTTTAGACGGTTATTTTTTTTGATTAAATTTCAGAATCTCAATAACTAACATGGCAACCGAAATTGCCAACATCAGTGCGTTGAAAACCGACATGTTATCCTTTCTCAAGGTAACGCTTAATCAACATAGGCATCACCTCATTTCTGAGCGTTAGCCACCGTCATAAACTTACTGTTAGGATTACTGTAACATAGTTTGAATGGTTAACGACTAGGGATTATAAAGTTCTTTAAAACAAAAGGCAGGCGAAATCATTTTGTGATTTCGTCTGCCTTTTTTAATTAGTGCTCAGTTGCTGACCGCAATTAAGGGCACTCTTATTGAAACGTGCTGTTTCAAACTGCCTTTTCCGGTTAACCAAAAAACGCGAATCATGACGAAAAGCGTCATAATCCGCGTTTTTTGGTTAATCCTCAAAGCCAACCCGTTTGAATCAGCACTCTTAGAATGTTTGTAGTTCTTTTGTCATGTGTGTGAAGGCTTCTGATCCTGTTTCTGTTACGTGGACACAGTCTTCAATTCGAACACCGGCAACGCCTGGGATGTAGATTCCTGGTTCGATTGAGAAACACATGCCTGGCTTGATAATCATGTCGTTGCCTTCCATGATTGATGGGAATTCGTGTTCTGAAGTTCCAATGCCGTGACCTAGACGGTGGATGAAGTATTCGCCGTAGCCCGCTTTAGTGATGACGTCACGTGCAATCTTATCTAATTCAGCCGCTGTGATACCGGGTTTGATTGCTGCTTGGGCAGTTAAGTTTGCTTCAAGACAGACTTTGTGAATTTCGAGTGATTTCGCATCAGGTTTGCCAAAAGCAACGGTCCGCGTCGCATCACTCATGTAACCCTTATGCAATGTCCCAAGGTCAAAGAGCACGAGGGCATCTGGGGTTAAAATGTTGGCTTCGGGGCCACCATGGGGGTTAGCTGCGTTGATACCCGATTGTACGATGGTATCAAAACTCATATGCATAACGCCTTTGCGCATTAATGCGTATTCGATTTCTGCAACGATATCTTGTTCTGTTTTACCTGCTTTTAAGGCATTGAAACCAACTTCGAAAGCATAATCGGCTTCACGGCCGGCTGCTTCCATTAAAGCGATTTCTTCGGGTGTTTTAATTAATTTTAAGTTTTCCATGAAACGTGAAGCGTCGCCTGGGAATGTTGCGTCTGGGAATTGCTTTAGAATGGCTTCGTAACGTTGAACAGGAAGGTCGTCTTTTTCAAGTGCCCAACGTGTAGGGTTCGCATTCCGTTTCTTGATTTGATCTGCGATGATTGCGTATGGATCTTCGTGATCGAGATAGCCGTAAACGTCGAGTTTCCAGCCAGCTTTTTTAGCAGATTCAACTTCTAATTGTGGTGTAAATAGGAATGGGTCCTGATCTGCAAAAACAAAGAGGGCTAAGACCCGTTCTGCAGGATCACTTTCGAAACCAGTGAAATAGAGGATGTTGGTTGGATTACTGATGTAAGCCACATCCATATTATTCTCACCAAGCCAATTTTGTAATTGGGCTAATTGATTATTCATCTAAAGCACTTCCTTTACAATTGATATCACTAGTATATCACAACCAATGTAAACGGTAATGTAAACCACAAATGAAAACAAAAATGTAAATTTCATGAAAATTAGTGTAAACCGCTTGCATTTGCTTTAAATCTCTGTTAAATTAATCAAGAAGTAAAATGAAAACTGCTGAAAATATAATCTATTTTATTTTACAAATGAAAGGAATCATTTAATCATGGAAAAACAAACAATTACAATTTATGACGTTGCGCGCGAAGCCGACGTTTCAATGGCAACTGTCTCACGAGTTGTCAATGGTAACCCGAATGTGAAACCCGCAACACGTAAGAAGGTTCTTGAAGTTATTAACCGTCTTGACTACCGTCCAAATGCGGTGGCCCGTGGATTAGCAAGCAAGAAGACAACAACGGTTGGGGTCATCATTCCCGACGTTAGTGACATCTATTTTGCATCACTTGCTCGTGGGATTGACGATGTTGCGACAATGTACAAGTACAACATTATTTTGGCTAACTCAGATGAAAACAACCAAAAGGAAGTTCAAGTGTTGAATACCTTATTGGCAAAACAAGTTGACGGTTTAATCTACATGGGCCACAGTATTTCAGACGAAATCCGCGCTGAATTCTCACGTTCAAAGACACCAATCGTGTTAGCTGGTTCAATTGATCCAGACGAACAAGTGGGTAGTGTTAACATCGATTACGTTGCCGCTGTTAAAGATGCAACTTTGAAGTTAATCAAAAATGGTCATGACAAAGTGGCGTTCGTTTGTGGTAGCTTGAAATTCCCAATTAACAGCAAGTATCGTTTATGCGGTTACAAGGATGCCTTGAATGAAGCAGGCATTGCTTATGACGAAAGTTTAATTTTTGAAACAGAATACAGCTACAGTGCTGGTGAAGCATTGTTCAGCAAAATCAAAGCAACTGGGGCAACAGCTGCTGTTGTCAGTGATGACGAATTGGCAGTTGGTGTCTTGAACGGGGCAGTTGATGCCGGCGTTCAAATCCCAGCTGAATTCGAAGTTGTGACAAGTAACAACACGAAGTTAACTGAAATGGTACGTCCTAAGATGACGTCAATCTCACAACCATTGTATGATATGGGTGCCGTAGCAATGCGGCTTTTAACAAAGATGATGAACAAAGAAGACGTAAACGACAAGACAATCCTATTGCCATACAGTATCGTAGCAAGAGAATCAACAAAATAGAGTGCTATTGGTTGCGGTCAGCAATTGAGCATTAATAAAAAAATCCCGTTAATCCAGGTTTTAGGATTAACGGGATTTTTAGATTAAGCGGAAGTTGTTGCAAACAAGAGCACGTTTCCACCAATCAAAAAAGGCCTCAGTTCCAAACGATTTTAAATCGTTAGAACTGAGGCCTTTTTTTAGT
Proteins encoded in this window:
- a CDS encoding DUF948 domain-containing protein → MTGGQIAALIAAGAFAVLVVFLIVMLLKVTKVLTDVSKTVTEANKSVTVVTENVDILSKEVEGLLSKANVLLDDVNGKVADLDPVFRAAGELGESVSSLNTASRNLTEHVTNVGRTTAKATVASKVGASALRFYQNRRQTKDKE
- a CDS encoding YtxH domain-containing protein, producing MAKKGHFLLGVLVGGAAAIGATLMLTPKTGKELQSKLVDLGDDLMDRAQDYYYLASETAADLKDDAKLHMNRVHDYASDWQDNASDIKEQAKAQFDEKTADLKSQFGGSLEASQEDFDDIVIDGKSAFGQAKDEAAAAVETVQEEVTEDK
- a CDS encoding M24 family metallopeptidase — its product is MNNQLAQLQNWLGENNMDVAYISNPTNILYFTGFESDPAERVLALFVFADQDPFLFTPQLEVESAKKAGWKLDVYGYLDHEDPYAIIADQIKKRNANPTRWALEKDDLPVQRYEAILKQFPDATFPGDASRFMENLKLIKTPEEIALMEAAGREADYAFEVGFNALKAGKTEQDIVAEIEYALMRKGVMHMSFDTIVQSGINAANPHGGPEANILTPDALVLFDLGTLHKGYMSDATRTVAFGKPDAKSLEIHKVCLEANLTAQAAIKPGITAAELDKIARDVITKAGYGEYFIHRLGHGIGTSEHEFPSIMEGNDMIIKPGMCFSIEPGIYIPGVAGVRIEDCVHVTETGSEAFTHMTKELQTF
- the ccpA gene encoding catabolite control protein A; its protein translation is MEKQTITIYDVAREADVSMATVSRVVNGNPNVKPATRKKVLEVINRLDYRPNAVARGLASKKTTTVGVIIPDVSDIYFASLARGIDDVATMYKYNIILANSDENNQKEVQVLNTLLAKQVDGLIYMGHSISDEIRAEFSRSKTPIVLAGSIDPDEQVGSVNIDYVAAVKDATLKLIKNGHDKVAFVCGSLKFPINSKYRLCGYKDALNEAGIAYDESLIFETEYSYSAGEALFSKIKATGATAAVVSDDELAVGVLNGAVDAGVQIPAEFEVVTSNNTKLTEMVRPKMTSISQPLYDMGAVAMRLLTKMMNKEDVNDKTILLPYSIVARESTK